aaactgtggtggtgggctgcatcgagtcagacagcctcaccatgtcgtgccacggtgaatttattatttttttcttcattatttttttcccccaagaagaaccataacaaagatatattcgaaatatttcattagctaggctaatgttatagctctcagctacggtatatgtatgtaaaatgcgtagctgattacagctacgttaccctatgtaataatgcgactttttttctcgtagcaatagtacgacttacatctcatagtgactcagggttggcaacccaaactgttgaaagagccatatttgtccccccccccccaaaaaaaaaaactgatacagtatgtctggagcagcaaaaaattcaaagccttgtacaagccttataattatcaatactagctatattagcctagtataaaaatgactaagttggctagaaatacataattagccttcatgattaaatgtttattttccctgcagtggatcctatagcgcaccacgtgactactctgttgtacgatgccaccacaagtttaacttcattacagtattaatgaattgaaagaatgtttgtgtcatgtttgtcctcctagaaatcctattaaaacaaaaaatatatttccctcccccatctttttccattaaaaaaaaaaaaaaaaaaaaaagcagcgctaaagagctgcatgcagcccgagagccgcgggtttcagaccgccgtcgtagtcctcctttttcctttttatttgaccctcgtaagtactacattaccacaacaataacagtccttctgtcaactgacccatttacaggactgggggaattctaatagccgtgtaaagagttttacttgattcggtgagaaggtgaatagtttttcccCCGTTGTTCgtggaactaaatttccacacaaacgcacatcgaggtaccattaacttagcaaggagaggtatgagagtcatttttcgagtgtcccagagctcgcgaaatggggggggggggggggcgcatttatcaaagtttcgtcagtcctaatttgtctgaagttggcgcgccgatgttgtgccgaaaaatagccactccacgcgaaatgtcccccctgacgggagtgcccacgcgtcactcgtacaaacagccttttctcacCAATcaatggacacggaaacgacgttcttgtaccgtgaatatgtataattttactctgcttgaactaataaatattttactgtgaccaacgctctgaaagtaGAGCAAAGCTTTATTTTGTGCCCCacctctccgcgcaagttcaaagtttgctttacgtccaagacggccatccaccgctcactttcgccgacaagtccgatccaaactattgtaatgccccggatatggggaagaaggagagaagtctgtatttgcttacccacttgattgtggtaacaataatacagaaaaacaataacaaaataacagcgtgctgctaagacatgcgaccgctatctctcgctatctcgctcgttctcccattcttcctactcgttccccttgcgtctcttaaataaataaataaataaataaataaataaaatactactctaaaatgctactctactacccgcgcgcgctctcgggcccgccacagtctcgttcatttgtgggaaacactgttCCCATGTCAGatgacacgggaaattgttttcacacacaactgctgcacagttaagtcccgcgatattTCCGTTGTTTTGGAGAATGTGATAGGGGCTCCTtagttacatccagatactttaggttgcaattatgggtcatgcgaaggcagtggacctgcttaaacatttcggtttgcctttcgaatgaatgtgaatttcgccgttttaactcaagagttagccatgttcactggggtcttggcaggtgcactagcggctagcctgttacagaaaATGGCTGGCttgagtcctgtcctcctcctctttttgtccataattattgtgtgcgtgtgtgtgtgttcaaaaaaattctgacactttatattactttaaatgtgttctaattgtatcttcaatatatgtgcattcttttgtcaaacacacttagtaattgaggttaaatttgatgttcagtgctttatttatttaatatgattcaatatgatctaaataatgggtgcaagaaaagtattaattttcagttgaaatggcattaaaaaaggtctttaaagccttgaatttagatttaccaATTCTGGGTGGACCCTGTATTTGCATTTTAGGTATATGTTCCCCAAAATGCTGGTATCAATGCACCAAAAAATGAAGCCTTCTATAATATAGGGCTTCAAGTAATACTCTGCCCGATTGCCCGGGGAAAGAAAAAGTCACTCCCGGGCAAGTGccctttatacagtggggagaacaagtatttgatacactgccaataggaaaacccattggtagtgtatcaaatacttgttctccccactgtatatacagtggggcaaataagtatttagtccaccaccaatggtgcaagttctcctacttgaaaagattagagaggtctgtaattgtcaacatggtaaacctcaaccacgagagacagaatgtggggaagaaaaaaaaaacagaaaatcacattgtttgatttttaaagaatttatttccaaattagaaatTAGAAATTTGCGTTCTCCTggttccgccttcccctctcttctctgactggatattcgccctgtgctccgtcgcgggttgctggctgggcgccggtataTCGGgtgggtgttgcctgcaccggcgggggaccttgccctgccctgggcttgggccGCTggaggtcccgtggcgtgccgtgccagtTGGAGGGCTGCGGCTGTAGCTCGTGGTCCAGGTGCGCGGGTGggagtaggcgtggggttggtggtgcgtcccctcttgctaTCCCTGAAggacggttgatgggtgcgcgggcggcccaggggaccaccttggatccggggggggggggcgattgCTCCTATGCTGGcctgcaggaggagggatgggctgtgctTGGCCCCCATGCCCCCTTCCTCCCTCCCTGGGCTGGCTCGGTTGGTGCCCGCGTGGCGtcgccgctcgtctgcgtggctgtcgcgcgcctggtggggctcgcgtgtgcctggattcacacgattactgggttctagttcacagagctgatttgtgtacactctacccctttcagtcatttagcttatagactcccccacccccgtccccctctttccctggtcaacaggccccccacatggtgtcaaccgtaaatacatctagctgacgatagccccaacatattagtaattgGTCTTGGTGTTCAAtctatttcttgttgtagtttgtgtttttctttcttctattgtgtttcttttcttctgttcccccataacctcttcctgttcgctgctttgtcataataaacgaggtatgttgagtgatcacaatgggagtatgtcagactctcaatgagaaacattaaaactgttcagactatccgggcacttagacttccattctcagtgtcaaacagctgaacaggaccggttaaaaaaataataatgataataataaaaagtaaaataaaataaaaatcaaacaatgtgattttctaggtttgttttttcacattgtgtctcgcatggttgaggtttacccatgttgacatttacaggcctctctaatattttcaagtgagagaacttgcacaattagtggttgactaaatacttatttgccccactgtaattgcaTGCCCGATCGGGCAAGCGAATGGAAAAAGTATTTCAAGCCACCGCACAATttggcaatgaaaaaaaaaaaaaaaaaaaaaaaaaaaaaaaaaaaaaaaattaagagccGTGCACAAATCGGCGATGGCTCAATTAGTCATTTGAATGGGAAGGGAGAAGCAATTTATCGATCCAAAATGAGACTATTGTACTGTTTAAGGGAGAGAGAGCTTCCCATCTCTGCAGTGAacacagggtacccgcgggttattaaaagtattaaaaaagcattgaatttagttttccattattaaaggtattaaaagtattaaattagctgttgtaagtctggaattttttcaccgtggtcttaattttcaagaacatctcagtgcaacctaaattatatccatgACACATCCatgcaaaccttttttttttttttttttaaatccataacaaagatgacgcatagaatttttacgatgcactgcactacaaatcaaaatgcaactcgtgcgtgccaaaccaccacaacaggcaaaacggagaatccacccacctctgcatcgggaatgcgtccgtttgtcggtggaacgagaaccctgcaggcagaagtattgtggattctgaacaccaaaacagaccaccattcatatacttcaaatgagtccattggtgatctgttttggatattacgtcatttttggtcggcatcggctgtcacaatgttggtcatattgcgttttgatccagagggagcgttcccgatgtcttaactgtcttttgtaacaaatttcagttggcagaaaaaacgcacattttcttaatgtttaaatagtctacatatttttatgactataaatgcatttacacaatgaaataacgggggaaaagtttgttaaccaTAAtgatggtcaaatcgtgtttttttccggaggaagcattcccgacttcgtaactgcagtcaatttaagctcatcaagactttaagatagaggtagaatcgggcctaaaaatttccgcccgacccgaactggtccgcgggtatagcccgacccgcgttttgtgtgataacatttgtgacgatgtctgcataaaagcctgtcttttgtaacgaattctcagttggcagaaaaaaaacgcacattttcttaatgtttaaatagactacatatttttatgatcattataaatttatttacacaatgaaataatgctggaaaagtttgttaaatataaataaacaggtgcagttttgcggactcgcagaggggaagattaaaaagtgcgtataggcacgctctggctctgcaatgaccatacagcgcgTTTTTtcaatccaaattatttattttataacaagtataccttagtttatcattcatacatccttaatatatagttatttcaaaaagttagagagaaagaaccctggcccggcccgatgtaataattgacattttaattttggtcattttttcagtttaatttagctaatttaatttaacgcctgctttcacgcacaactgctgcacggttaagtcccgcgatattcccattgttttggagtatgtgataggggctcaagttagATCCAGAaactttaggttgcagtttatgggtcatgcgaaggcaatggacctgcttaaacatttcggtttgcctttcgaatgaatgtgaatttagctattttaactcaagagttagccatattcactggggtcttggcaggtgcactagcggctagcctgttacagaagatggctggtctgagtcctgtcctcctcctctttttgtcatattgtgtgtgtgtttaaaaaattctgacagactttataatgttactttaaatgtgttttaattgtatcttcaatatacagtatgtgcattcttttgtcaaacacacttagtaattgaggttagaattgatgttcagttctttatttaatatgattcaatatgatctaaataatgagtgcaagaaaagtattaattttcagttgaaatggcattaaaaaaggtcttaaaagtcttgaatttagatttatcaattgtGGGGGGACCCTGGAACATAGATGAGGACGGACCAAGCAGGATCCTTTAGGGGAGAGCGGGAGTTACCTATGTTTTTATTGAAATATGAGGTGTCCCACGCCAGGCTATGTTTGCTATATCAATCCAGGATGATGTTACGATGGCTCAAAAATCGCAAAGCCTCATTCTACCATCAGCCAAAAAATAGGATTTTTGGAATTGCAGCAAAACGTGCCACGTATAACATGTTTTTGGCGCTGTATGAAGCAGAATATGTAGCAGAAAAGTGCTATAGAAGTGCACtccattttaaattttgatcAACTATATATTTTGTTTCTCATGTTTAAAGAGTAAACTTTATGAATCGAAACTCAAAATGCACTGAAATCTTTCACGACAATATTCTGCTAATTTTGCATGAAAACTAAAGTATATCCATATATTATTATAcaaatttaaaaagtattttcaccCAATACCAGTGAAACTTGTATTTACTTTGCATAGTTGTATACATTTTCCTTATGCTGTCTTGGCTTGTCATAGTGGACTGATTTCCACATATTGGAGAACTTTGGCAGCAGTGCAGTACACCACGTCACATTTTCTATATTGTTGGTCTCCCGTGTCTGCAAAACATGGCACAACAGATATTATTTTGCTACATGTTGTTAGTTTTTTGCCAATTCTTGAAGTAGCAATGGTGGTTCTTTAAGCTGTACACCCACTTTGTTAAAATGATCGTATTGCAATAATTTTGGATCACACAAATAATTTAAATCTGTAtttgcaacaaaacaaaacaaaaaaaaaacagtttacaaaaaaagacaaatctaTGGTCAGATTTTATTCAGCACCCCAAAATTGTTGGCACAAATGTTGCCTTTGCAAAGATTTGGTTCCTTTCACCAAAAGGGGCACGCAAAAAATTTAGGACtcttgtgttttatcaaaaaataaaaaatactattgcggatttgtttttgttttttaatgctgaaattTCCGAGACAATGGAAAAAATGCTGGCACTTGTAATACAAATGATGTTTAATACACCTCTGACTTGTGATTCCCAGTTCTGCTCTCCATCTGCTCTCTGCTGTGCGACCCAAACCCAGATGACCCCTTAGTACCCGAGATCGCCCGTATCTACAAGACGGACAGGGAAAAGTATGTTTTCTTGGTCCTCGTTTTGGTTCACTTGAAGTTGTTTGATGTACGCTGGAAGTACGCACATACTGACAATGTGGAAAAGCTCTTTAAAATAACAACTAAGACATCACCTAAGTATTCACAGCCTTCGAcatgaagccaaaaatgttggtcTGATTTTATACCATACAGTCAGAACAAAAGCATGTAGGTACATAGACTACATAAATTATGAAGAAACATGCTTTCATTGTTTTTCTCTCATATCTGAATGGCACATTTTAAATGACAGAAACCTCTGATTTGTCGCCATTTCTGTCTCTGTCCACAGGTACAACAAAATAGCCCGGGAATGGACACAAAAGTATGCAATGTAGTGTTGATAGAGCAGAATCAACCAGCTCTAAGGCAAACGTTTGGGGAGCTTGAGATGTAAAGagaaaacaaactaaaaaaaaacacatacaaacaaatgaaaagtttaaaataagaTCTTGTTGGTTTCCATTGGAGTGCTTTCATTGAGCCACGCCTCCCCCTCACCAGAGTACCTCTGCCCCCCCATTTGTGTTGTCTTCCCTACCCCAACCTGTCTCCATTTTTCTGTCTTGCCTGCCCTGCCTCAAACTAACAGCCAACTTGCAATTGTAATAAGCGCCTCTTCTGTAGTACCCCTACCATTTTATTTCCCCCGTCTGTACTGTTTTATTTACTTCCCTTACAGGTTGGGTTGCTCCTACAGCCTTTCTTGCGCCCCCATACTCAGTCACCCACCACAAATAGTCAATCACTTAAAGCATTCCTTTGAACATCTAACTTTGAAGGGACCGGTTTCTTTTCCATTTTGGGGGGAGGAGGGACACATAAATTTGGGGGAATTTTTACACTCTGAAATCCTttgtttagtgtttttttttttcttttttttttttttttaattactgttgAGAAAGCAGACCAACTGTGTTGAAGGGCACTCTGTATTAAATATAAGACTACAACACATACACATGAACAGCCGTAAACCCACGTCACCCTTACAATGGCCACCATCTTTTTCACAAAGTGAAGGTTTCGGACCAGGTATTTAAGAAATGAATTTTTCCTAGTTCAACCTGCGTTTTTAATCCCACCCACACATCCATCTCCCTATAACTCTTTAGGCTGcttattttctttttgttatttgctttttttgttaaatttagAGGCTAACATCTTAAACGGCTCTGGGACTGGCTTGGGCTCTTGAGTGCGAGGAGAACCCACTCTTCTTGCACAAACCTCTGTATATTGAATTACCTGAGAGGCTCGTTGAGCTTTGTGTGTTGATTAAACTGTGTAATAAAAAAACCTTGACTCCTTTGTTGACTAATTTTAACACCTTTTGGGGAGGACATGGGTGGACGGACAGGGTTATTTTAAAGCTGGTCGTGCCTAAACCAGCAAATTCAATGCACTACCGCTATTTGTTTCCTACTCTTCCataaaacttgtcagaaatacTTTGGCTCTTAGTTTTCCTTTAGTTTCTTGATTATAACGTATGTTTGTGTGATGAAGCTGGTTATATTCGCACTCTGGCTGCAACCTAGGAAACACGTTTACAGTAAGAAATATTGTAAACGCTATTGACCGTCACTACAGTACACCGTTTAACATTAGCAGTGTTTGTTCTGTCGCCCCCTTTTGTTGTCTCGCGAAACTACATTAACCTGTACTGTAGTAGCAACAGTAGGTTCGAGTCCTAAAGACGGTTGTGTTGGTTGTACACACAGAACATTACTTTTGGCCTACCTATACGACGCATGCGGATGCTCAATAGTAGTAACCTTTATTCACTAATACGACAACGTTGGTGTCCTACATGTCACTAGTAAGGCAAAATGGTCCATTAGTTGACAGCTTTACACAAGTAATACTACTATTAATGTACTCGTTAACAACTTTAAAGTTACTGCTTCATTAGTATCACGTAGATCGGCAGATGTCTACAAAAACACAACCCTGCCCGACTAGTCGGAAAATAAAACGCATAAGGCTAGATTTCTGAAGGTGGAGTCGGCCGTTCAATTGGCTACCATCTTGCGTCGGTGGATGTCTGGTGGGCTATTTTATAGTGGACGTATTTTTTCACCACCAAAATACTGAACTCGCAGAATTCTTGACTAATTTACAAACTTTTGGTTTATGAAAAAAACTTTAACGCGGATATATTCCAggttaaatgttgaaatatatattttaaagtaTGCCGCATCTCTGACGTTTACGGAATGCTAAGCcttttgaaatttggtagaaCATTATGGAATCTACGGCTATTTCAAAGTACACGTTTTTACTTTACTATAATGTTATATTTATCGAATGACCCCTGCGCAAAATAACCGACAAGGGACAACTTCGGTCCCCGTTGCCTCACAACGCGCATTAAACATCTAGCTTATGTGTGATATCGATGAGTCGGGCGGTGGCGTTGGACGTCACGTTGACCAAAGATGGTACTTATCAAGCGAGTTTACTTCACTGCTCGTAAATGACAGAAGCTCGTAtgtgttgtgttcaaaattcattttgcccaaaaagttgacggaCTAAGTAAGGCTTTAAGTGTGTTATTGAATTTGACTATGGCCACGTGTTAAACATCCCCGtcaaattaactttgaggataaAATTTGATGATTGTAGGAGTGTTCAAAATAGCGCCAAAGCGAAACCGGAAACTATGTGGAGGGAAACCATCGAAGCCTCATGTACCCTCTGTATGACGTAGGTGTGTTGTTGGTTGACGTACTGAGGACGAAACCAACGGTTGCAGAAAGAGGACGGCGTCCACTTACGCATACCCGCGACTGACCTTGCTGCTGTCGCCAAATAAAACGCAGCGTCCAGAGAAAACATGGCCACCCCCTCCATCCCTCAGTTGTCAACAAGCTCGGGAATGAGGTTGTCAAAAGGTAAAGTATTTAATTGTTACGCTTAGTATGCAGCGGCTGGCCTTGCAGTAACtcattttaattatgttttttttttttttcccaaactcAACATCGGTTCGTCATGACTTTTGCTGAATTTGTGAcagctttgttttgtttgcataaCACAACCGGAAGTCACTTGAGGTCCTCTAATGATTGGCGTGAAAAGCACTGCAAGGACACGAACTGTTTTTATTGCTGGCTAAATACCACCTAGAATTTAACAGATCGAAGAGTCATATTTAGTTACCAACCATTGGTCGTTCTGAAGGCTATCCAACTTTCTCACTGTGGCTTGGCCTCGTGCCCCCGAGTAAAGACTTATCACGGGACCTGCTAAGCCTGACAGGCGACTCGTCTCTGCTTTTACTCTGCAGACATCTGCTTACTTACTggcttttaaaagaaaaaaaaaaaatcatacgatGCCTTTGTTACAATCGCAATACATTAGTGAACTAGATTAGACTATCTAAATCTTCATATTTGTAGTGGTTTAAATTGATACCGTCCATAATGAGAGAAAAAGGATCCATCCTTACCGACACATTATACATATTTGGAATCGATAGGTTATAATGCATCAAGTTTAACAGGCCCAGCCACGTATATTGCTCCCAGCTGCACTTAGGCTGGTTAACACCGCACCTTATGAGTTGAGGGTGGCAATGGTGCCTTGCTCAAGGGCATTGCAACACTGCCTAGCATCTCTCTGACCAGTGTAtgtcattttttacattttgtccATAACAGGACATTATGACCCCTGATACCCAAGCAAATGTCCTTACAGACTGTCACCGTGTTCAATAATCCTGTGTTACATTCTAGGGAGGTATTTGCATTTGCTCAAATTGTGCATGAAAAGCTCTACAGGTTCCAGTGATGACACATAAGTAAACAATAATATAGAAATAATGTCATTTTTAATGTCTATATACAATTTAGTTCCAGTAACACTAatgtaacaacaacaaaaaagttgaatttcaaaaactgtagtCTTTCTGATTTGATATGAATGGAAATGCCTGTAAATCTGTTTCAACCCACTcaaaaccattttttaaaatacactctattagagctgcaacgattaatcgattaactcgagtatttgattacaaaaaaatgttcgaATAAGTCTTGttacttcgagtattcatttaattaaagtggcgttgtaatggtttattttgaaagtgtttgcatttagttttattgtgatacactaccctctggtctgcctcattatacatggctgaatccaactgcttcctattaagaccaacgtaagccaaatttttgttgagctaatgttttttaatgccattcgtaatttagtttataggtaaatttatccattttttgtgggaatatgtgtctaaaccattttgtaaaaaaaaaaaaagtattttatagcatttaagcgagcggatttttgcaatgtaagttagccaattgctcttttgttgtacatagattaattttttttataccgtttcaggctcagttattttaatttttcatgttccttatccgattactcgattattcgaactaactagttcatcgagtaatcgactactaaaataaacgatagctgcagccctacactctATAATATTTTACTTTGCTAAAATTTAAATTGAATCAAATATAAAGAAGCTAAACTTTTATGCATCATGAATAATTAAGAGTGGCTCCTTCTTGTGTGCATGACGTAACAGCCATGCGGACACAAACAAGGAAGTGTTTCATAACTTTTGTGAGTACCTGTTAGTAATTGTTGTTTTCACAGAGAATAAAGACTACATGCCTTTCTGTATTGTTAGATTGCTGTCAAATATTAGTTGCTTCAAGCATTACAACATCACCAGAGAATTGCTTGTTATTAAATATTAGTTGCTTCAAATATTACAACATCACTACAGAAATGCCTGTTTTTATGGTGTTTTAGTCTTACCCTGCAGTCTTTCCTAAGACAAAGCTATGCACTTGTTTAAATATAGAATGTATACTTGTATTGGTTTATGAGTTGTTTGACGGTAAACTTCAAACAGTTGCATAAATAGCTTGAAGCATCTTTTAGAAGATTTGTCTACGAAGAAATTTCACAATTTAATGGTCCAAATGACAGCTCCTCACATTGGCAGATATCGGAAATGCATCGTTTGAGCCATGTCGTGTACAGCTTGCCGTAGCCTGCACAAAAAACAAGATTACTATTTAGCATTGGTTTGCCTGCTTCATTTGTCTCTCTAGAGCATTTCCTGGTCGCATTGCCTGTGGCGGTAGTCGCAGCTGCAGGAGGCTTCCTGGTCAGCCGTTACCTGAGCGGGCGGAGCTGTAAAAAGGGCCTGGTGAACACCTGCATCAACAAAGATAGTCCCAAAGTGGTGCACAGCTTCGACATGGAGGATATTGGCACCAAGGCTGTCTACTGCCGTTGCTGGAAGTCAAAGAAGGTCAGCTTGTTGTTGTAATGATTGCGAAAGAGTCTCTTATGTAAGTATTATGACTGTGTCTTGATGCCAATCAATGCATAACTACTGTTGGAATGGACATGGTCATTCCAACAATTAATAGTGTTCCAAGAGAGACAGTCACTATTGTCACTACACATTTGAATGTGACAGAGCAGAAAATgcgcaaaaaaatttaaaaagggcAAAGAAATGTTTTACAATTTCTTATTGTAAATAAACACAGATATCAGATTGTCTTCATAGAGGATGACCAAGTTTAGaaaacatttcctgttgagccGTTGAGTTAAATAATATCTATAAACTATTGATTATCAGAATAGTTGTTGATTATTTGATAATCATTTGTTGTGGATAAAATTGATTTACCCTCTGAAGCGTTTTGTGAGGGAAATAATTTTACAAGGTCTGGATCgccataaaacattttttttacagagacGCTTTAGGCTATCACTAACTTGCACTCAAGTCACAATagatttgcattaaaaaaagactATACACATTTCCATCCTACAGTCTTAACACAGacttaggctacgtctacactaggacggataatggccttaaacgtgtaattagttggactatatgacatgtcggctacactagtattCCTATTATTTGTATTAGTTGTTACACGGATAATGTATGCGGGTAATAGTACCCGCcgcttaatatggactgctgtttCCATACAACAATAggatactaaggaagtgacgtcatgccGTCTCCATTTTTAGTGCGGTAGAGTAAACAATGGCATTCCtactcctcttttttttccacacatttttcttggaccTTCAAACTATGTCGCaaaaatatgcttcaattccgtGCCCATTTGTGGTCATTCCATCGCGGATGACGtggaaatgagcgttttttacagagcttGTCCCCTGCGTTGTCTTCGAccagccagctgcggggctggcccctcccaactcaatgccgaccgaacatcagtatataaaaatgcgtagaggaaaattaaaccccgaaaagtgacctgcgtggtatccccagtcaaagaggcgtgcgatcagtttttttttttcatgacatttatgcctgtcaaaactgtcgccactttCAGGGTCGCCACTGgtatgcacaagcactcctggttgcggcttccaaGAAATATAagcagcgccacaccatatgcttctatttttaattttccaagtggtgagagtgcAACTGAGCattgattgtaacatcccaagtaacgatgtcaggctttccTTCTTTCTCTATGGCTTTATTTTAATCACAA
This Corythoichthys intestinalis isolate RoL2023-P3 chromosome 11, ASM3026506v1, whole genome shotgun sequence DNA region includes the following protein-coding sequences:
- the zgc:110843 gene encoding CDGSH iron-sulfur domain-containing protein 1; this translates as MATPSIPQLSTSSGMRLSKEHFLVALPVAVVAAAGGFLVSRYLSGRSCKKGLVNTCINKDSPKVVHSFDMEDIGTKAVYCRCWKSKKFPFCDGAHSKHNEETGDNVGPLIIKKKDA